Proteins co-encoded in one Hemibagrus wyckioides isolate EC202008001 linkage group LG26, SWU_Hwy_1.0, whole genome shotgun sequence genomic window:
- the prr36a gene encoding uncharacterized protein prr36a isoform X1 yields MKPDGVATTPAEPGEDVVEPVPEVAASEEQVQQDSSPTSSQLEKVENEGEQDGATSAPPLPGKEVNGKFSKPKVKTTAPMKTKPSTAGTKATTTTGASSRPPTAQSRVGNGVMKTVSNGASKKPMTMNSEMKKSAPVGVSSQVKKGPAATTVAPRTQVKAAERKAVGSARPVPSTSSGARKTGAATSQALNSKPVTGGSNATVKPKTTAPRPTTAPAAKAPVSSAPKATTVPKTTRPTVATSRPTTSSAPVRPTTTASKSTALRTTVSAPSGANSASSQPSKLSTTVAAKKEMKTATSAAARKPLTTAPTCSTAAKASKPEPPKPAATVKRLATDTRTSQQKIDKVQVTTRKIPPSPRNISSRTASGRTAAEFSNHKQVVSNNLAPGKCQTAKPTQSVLPLVIKAKPSEEQSSEPVEPSAIIETAAAMAPVESVMEAQDASVDLAQPDQQASALEDQGEGVQVLAPEPTNVDIISTTETTDAEPLAIQSVANVPVLETSNSPTVVLESENVHDDVLVVAHGMNEQEHVTVSPSEVPITAQEPPKDLEVVEKQEQIICNFEEEEEDEREGSQQVSVSDMSGTQPTEESRPGSAGLAGSLWRAGGLPSEFDSEDVSCSQQGASELSAPGVLEGTESMDDLGEASLKGADGEGASAGSPDFEKFPDIPVNEDDDDEDDDDEDDYDRVDDMDVGSEMTEDPHRQCNDNDDEDEDVEMASEGVTESGLESYGNADEDDLAEDYRLDNLNRMQPSSIVPALSSPNPFADAWMQSLQPDPMLVSSPSSNPWQTYSELPNQPAAQSCLDIEGAKTDPSSPQSPAVMDPAPNSTRPSSEPAAEMDMGRKQDLASDSQLISQSSTLPDSEPAIHTRSGASTPEEPKDYSISPGLENQKQPLPVSPDHVALPDIMQDLGSCRSDHVGSEHEEEEPETLPADEMLAGLSTALTSAPSSHSSTTGDVVSDTEGDMQMSDPTEPASTGNALVCFDGTQVAHSLSALVEECEEACAELDGGGGGSDTPQSATSAASYGFECTTSNSNAQSTTESCIKSPGIFSLENEEQLPDEAKDPSLIKELNLAPAGAPGDADLLDQQEEAQLNSEQQYMLSGKASEELPETYSLSGTVPIETCLDSSSSSEPQQDLDLDAPHSYYSTICEKTDSFLTGSDLCVQQQDKVPTVSARPPKPHFGLRVDHVTRLPTDLPPRMPNVGCNAQLRRLEQHQQQLEEIEQRREQHIQSAERQVEKSAERNRGGEVEWEVEQKNREEKERELEEQKRDLLHLQIHQQQQELKQRQQIMQWQQELEQQKQQSKHQKNVSTVVLSPSGLCTIYEALETSDAEEDEMEEKEMVLKLKVEHEFSPKERSSIPEAGSSSDNPDSPQSQNTSPSPNPVHDHEGLTHSMTSDSPPLSGTCSAQQLSSLELDWGKKADIVQQLINQTLLLNGDNCSPLLLLPGGAAGTLSPLETSLWPNLPPLTPTTATVTSVSSYSAELSGSSPKGEWTVVELETHH; encoded by the exons ATGAAACCTGATGGGGTTGCTACAACTCCGGCTGAGCCAGGAGAAGATGTAGTGGAGCCTGTTCCTGAAGTAGCTGCCAGTGAGGAGCAGGTCCAACAAGACTCCAGCCCAACATCTTCACAGCTTGAGAAGGTTGAAAATGAAGGTGAGCAGGATGGAGCTACCTCAGCACCGCCTCTGCCTGGAAAAGAGGTTAATGGGAAATTTTCAAAACCTAAGGTCAAGACTACAGCCCCAATGAAGACCAAGCCTAGTACAGCAGGCACTAAAGCAACGACCACAACAGGTGCCTCGTCTCGTCCTCCTACAGCTCAAAGCCGAGTGGGAAATGGTGTTATGAAGACGGTCTCGAATGGTGCAAGCAAGAAACCTATGACTATGAACTCTGAGATGAAGAAAAGTGCCCCTGTTGGAGTATCCTCTCAAGTCAAAAAAGGGCCCGCTGCTACAACTGTAGCGCCAAGGACACAGGTGAAGGCAGCTGAGCGAAAAGCTGTTGGGTCTGCCAGGCCAGTACCCTCCACAAGCAGTGGGGCAAGAAAAACTGGAGCAGCAACCTCGCAAGCATTGAACAGTAAGCCGGTCACAGGAGGCAGCAATGCTACAGTTAAACCCAAGACCACAG CACCCAGGCCTACTACTGCACCTGCTGCCAAAGCCCCTGTCTCATCTGCTCCCAAagccaccactgttcctaagaCGACCAG GCCTACTGTAGCAACTTCTCGTCCTACCACTTCTTCAGCCCCAGTTAGACCAACAACCACTGCTAGTAAATCTACAGCCTTAAGAACAACTGTCTCTGCTCCCTCTGGTGCCAACTCTGCATCATCACAACCTTCCAAGCTCTCCACTACTGTAGCAGCTAAAAAAG AAATGAAAACCGCCACCAGTGCAGCGGCCAGAAAACCGTTAACCACTGCCCCTACATGCTCTACAGCTGCAAAGGCCTCCAAACCTGAACCCCCTAAACCTGCAGCAACTGTCAAACGATTGGCTACAGACACTAGAACATCTCAACAAAAAATCGATAAAGTACAAGTAACCACACGGAAGATCCCACCAAGTCCCCGAAACATTTCCTCACGCACTGCTTCAGGTAGAACGGCTGCAGAGTTCAGTAATCACAAGCAGGTAGTAAGTAATAATCTAGCCCCTGGGAAATGTCAAACAGCCAAACCAACGCAGTCTGTTTTGCCATTAGTCATCAAAGCGAAGCCTTCAGAAGAACAGTCATCGGAGCCTGTGGAACCCTCTGCTATTATAGAAACAGCTGCAGCCATGGCACCTGTAGAATCTGTGATGGAAGCACAAGATGCTTCAGTTGACCTAGCACAGCCTGATCAACAGGCCAGTGCACTTGAAGATCAGGGAGAAGGGGTGCAAGTACTTGCCCCAGAGCCTACAAATGTGGACATCATTTCCACCACAGAGACAACAGATGCTGAGCCACTAGCTATACAGTCAGTAGCCAATGTACCTGTACTTGAAACCTCTAATTCTCCAACTGTTGTACTAGAATCTGAAAATGTTCATGACGATGTTTTGGTTGTAGCAcatggaatgaatgaacaagAACATGTGACTGTTTCACCATCTGAGGTTCCAATTACTGCCCAAGAGCCTCCTAAAGACTTGGAGGTTGTTGAGAAACAAGAGCAGATAATTTGCaattttgaagaagaagaggaagacgaGAGGGAGGGCAGTCAGCAGGTATCTGTGTCCGACATGAGTGGTACACAGCCTACTGAAGAGTCCAGGCCCGGTTCAGCTGGTCTGGCTGGCTCTTTATGGCGAGCAGGGGGCCTGCCCTCAGAATTTGACTCTGAGGATGTAAGCTGTAGCCAGCAAGGGGCCTCAGAGCTTAGTGCCCCTGGTGTTTTAGAAGGCACTGAAAGTATGGATGATCTAGGTGAGGCTAGCCTGAAAGGTGCTGATGGAGAAGGTGCATCAGCTGGATCTCCAGACTTTGAGAAATTCCCCGACATTCCGGTCAACGAAGATGATGACGACGAagatgacgatgatgaagatgattatgaCCGTGTTGATGATATGGACGTTGGATCAGAAATGACAGAAGATCCACACCGGCAGTGCAATGACAATGacgatgaggatgaagatgttgAGATGGCAAGTGAGGGTGTCACAGAGAGTGGCCTTGAAAGTTATGGAAATGCAGATGAAGATGACTTGGCAGAAGACTACAGATTGGATAACCTGAACCGTATGCAACCTTCATCCATTGTTCCAGCCCTTTCTTCACCAAATCCTTTTGCTGATGCCTGGATGCAATCACTTCAACCAGATCCTATGCTTGTCTCCAGTCCATCTTCCAACCCTTGGCAAACATACTCAGAATTGCCAAACCAACCTGCTGCTCAATCCTGTTTGGATATCGAAGGTGCTAAAACAGATCCGTCTTCTCCTCAGTCTCCAGCTGTTATGGATCCTGCTCCAAACTCAACTCGGCCTTCCTCAGAACCGGCTGCAGAGATGGACATGGGCCGCAAACAAGACTTGGCATCTGATTCCCAACTCATTTCTCAGTCTAGCACTCTGCCTGACTCAGAACCAGCCATCCATACTCGCAGTGGTGCGAGCACACCCGAGGAGCCAAAAGATTACAGTATAAGCCCTGGACTAGAGAACCAAAAACAACCCTTACCAGTCAGCCCAGATCACGTTGCTTTGCCAGACATTATGCAGGATCTAGGAAGTTGTAGATCTGATCATGTAGGGTCTGAACATGAAGAGGAAGAACCTGAGACTCTGCCTGCAGATGAGATGTTGGCAGGTCTCTCAACAGCATTGACTTCTGCACCATCATCCCATTCTTCTACCACAGGGGATGTAGTTAGTGACACAGAAGGGGACATGCAGATGAGTGACCCTACTGAACCTGCTTCCACAGGAAATGCACTTGTGTGCTTTGATGGCACACAAGTTGCTCACAGCCTGTCAGCCTTGGTGGAGGAATGTGAGGAGGCTTGTGCCGAGCTggatggaggtggtggtggtagtgacaCTCCTCAGTCTGCCACTTCAGCTGCCTCCTATGGTTTTGAGTGTACCACCTCTAACTCTAATGCCCAGTCTACGACAGAGAGCTGCATTAAAAGCCCAGGCATTTTTTCTCTGGAAAACGAAGAACAGCTTCCAGATGAGGCCAAAGATCCATCACTTATTAAGGAGCTGAACCTTGCACCTGCTGGTGCTCCTGGAGATGCTGACCTCCTTGACCAGCAAGAAGAGGCTCAGCTGAACTCAGAGCAGCAGTACATGCTTTCTGGGAAGGCCAGTGAGGAGTTGCCAGAGACTTACTCACTAAGTGGTACTGTCCCCATTGAGACATGCTTGGATAGTTCTTCCTCCTCCGAGCCCCAACAAGATTTGGATCTTGATGCACCACATTCCTACTACTCCACAATATGCGAAAAGACTGATAGCTTCTTGACAG GAAGTGACCTCTGTGTTCAGCAGCAAGACAAGGTGCCCACGGTCAGCGCAAGACCACCCAAGCCCCATTTTGGATTACGTGTGGATCACGTGACCCGTCTGCCTACTGATCTTCCTCCGAGGATGCCGAATGTGGGGTGTAACGCCCAACTCCGTCGTCTAGAACAACATCAGCAGCAACTTGAGGAGATTGAACAGCGACGGGAACAACATATCCAAAGTGCTGAGAGACAAGTGGAGAAAAGTGCTGAGAGAAACAGGGGGGGAGAAGTGGAGTGGGAGGTTGAACAGAAGAACagggaggagaaagagagggaattGGAAGAACAGAAGAGGGATCTGCTTCACCTGCAaattcatcagcagcagcaggagctgAAGCAAAGGCAGCAGATCATGCAGTGGCAACAAGAGCTggaacaacagaaacaacaaagTAAGCACCAGAAAAATGTAAGTACAGTAGTTCTTTCCCCTTCTGGGCTTTGCACTATCTATGAGGCACTAGAGACAAGTGATGCCGAGGAAGACGAAatggaagagaaagaaatggtGCTGAAATTAAAGGTAGAGCATGAATTTTCTCCCAAAGAGAGAAGCAGCATCCCAGAGGCAGGCTCCAGTTCAGATAACCCAGATTCTCCACAATCGCAGAACACATCGCCATCTCCGAATCCCGTTCATGATCATGAAGGGTTAACTCATTCTATGACCTCAGACAGCCCTCCTCTCTCCGGAACCTGCTCTGCCCAGCAGCTTTCTTCTCTGGAGCTTGACTGGGGCAAGAAAGCCGACATTGTCCAGCAGCTGATTAACCAGACGTTGTTACTAAATGGGGACAACTGCTCCCCCCTTTTGCTCCTCCCTGGTGGGGCTGCTGGGACATTGAGCCCACTGGAGACGAGCCTGTGGCCCAACCTTCCCCCGCTTACTCCAACTACTGCCACAGTGACTTCTGTTAGCAGCTACTCGGCTGAGCTTTCTGGGAGTTCTCCAAAAGGAGAATGGACAGTAGTGGAGCTCGAGACTCATCATTAA
- the prr36a gene encoding uncharacterized protein prr36a isoform X2, translated as MKPDGVATTPAEPGEDVVEPVPEVAASEEQVQQDSSPTSSQLEKVENEGEQDGATSAPPLPGKEVNGKFSKPKVKTTAPMKTKPSTAGTKATTTTGASSRPPTAQSRVGNGVMKTVSNGASKKPMTMNSEMKKSAPVGVSSQVKKGPAATTVAPRTQVKAAERKAVGSARPVPSTSSGARKTGAATSQALNSKPVTGGSNATVKPKTTAPRPTTAPAAKAPVSSAPKATTVPKTTRPTVATSRPTTSSAPVRPTTTASKSTALRTTVSAPSGANSASSQPSKLSTTVAAKKEMKTATSAAARKPLTTAPTCSTAAKASKPEPPKPAATVKRLATDTRTSQQKIDKVQVTTRKIPPSPRNISSRTASGRTAAEFSNHKQVVSNNLAPGKCQTAKPTQSVLPLVIKAKPSEEQSSEPVEPSAIIETAAAMAPVESVMEAQDASVDLAQPDQQASALEDQGEGVQVLAPEPTNVDIISTTETTDAEPLAIQSVANVPVLETSNSPTVVLESENVHDDVLVVAHGMNEQEHVTVSPSEVPITAQEPPKDLEVVEKQEQIICNFEEEEEDEREGSQQVSVSDMSGTQPTEESRPGSAGLAGSLWRAGGLPSEFDSEDVSCSQQGASELSAPGVLEGTESMDDLGEASLKGADGEGASAGSPDFEKFPDIPVNEDDDDEDDDDEDDYDRVDDMDVGSEMTEDPHRQCNDNDDEDEDVEMASEGVTESGLESYGNADEDDLAEDYRLDNLNRMQPSSIVPALSSPNPFADAWMQSLQPDPMLVSSPSSNPWQTYSELPNQPAAQSCLDIEGAKTDPSSPQSPAVMDPAPNSTRPSSEPAAEMDMGRKQDLASDSQLISQSSTLPDSEPAIHTRSGASTPEEPKDYSISPGLENQKQPLPVSPDHVALPDIMQDLGSCRSDHVGSEHEEEEPETLPADEMLAGLSTALTSAPSSHSSTTGDVVSDTEGDMQMSDPTEPASTGNALVCFDGTQVAHSLSALVEECEEACAELDGGGGGSDTPQSATSAASYGFECTTSNSNAQSTTESCIKSPGIFSLENEEQLPDEAKDPSLIKELNLAPAGAPGDADLLDQQEEAQLNSEQQYMLSGKASEELPETYSLSGTVPIETCLDSSSSSEPQQDLDLDAPHSYYSTICEKTDSFLTEGRRKYEIYKASGSHSLPRK; from the exons ATGAAACCTGATGGGGTTGCTACAACTCCGGCTGAGCCAGGAGAAGATGTAGTGGAGCCTGTTCCTGAAGTAGCTGCCAGTGAGGAGCAGGTCCAACAAGACTCCAGCCCAACATCTTCACAGCTTGAGAAGGTTGAAAATGAAGGTGAGCAGGATGGAGCTACCTCAGCACCGCCTCTGCCTGGAAAAGAGGTTAATGGGAAATTTTCAAAACCTAAGGTCAAGACTACAGCCCCAATGAAGACCAAGCCTAGTACAGCAGGCACTAAAGCAACGACCACAACAGGTGCCTCGTCTCGTCCTCCTACAGCTCAAAGCCGAGTGGGAAATGGTGTTATGAAGACGGTCTCGAATGGTGCAAGCAAGAAACCTATGACTATGAACTCTGAGATGAAGAAAAGTGCCCCTGTTGGAGTATCCTCTCAAGTCAAAAAAGGGCCCGCTGCTACAACTGTAGCGCCAAGGACACAGGTGAAGGCAGCTGAGCGAAAAGCTGTTGGGTCTGCCAGGCCAGTACCCTCCACAAGCAGTGGGGCAAGAAAAACTGGAGCAGCAACCTCGCAAGCATTGAACAGTAAGCCGGTCACAGGAGGCAGCAATGCTACAGTTAAACCCAAGACCACAG CACCCAGGCCTACTACTGCACCTGCTGCCAAAGCCCCTGTCTCATCTGCTCCCAAagccaccactgttcctaagaCGACCAG GCCTACTGTAGCAACTTCTCGTCCTACCACTTCTTCAGCCCCAGTTAGACCAACAACCACTGCTAGTAAATCTACAGCCTTAAGAACAACTGTCTCTGCTCCCTCTGGTGCCAACTCTGCATCATCACAACCTTCCAAGCTCTCCACTACTGTAGCAGCTAAAAAAG AAATGAAAACCGCCACCAGTGCAGCGGCCAGAAAACCGTTAACCACTGCCCCTACATGCTCTACAGCTGCAAAGGCCTCCAAACCTGAACCCCCTAAACCTGCAGCAACTGTCAAACGATTGGCTACAGACACTAGAACATCTCAACAAAAAATCGATAAAGTACAAGTAACCACACGGAAGATCCCACCAAGTCCCCGAAACATTTCCTCACGCACTGCTTCAGGTAGAACGGCTGCAGAGTTCAGTAATCACAAGCAGGTAGTAAGTAATAATCTAGCCCCTGGGAAATGTCAAACAGCCAAACCAACGCAGTCTGTTTTGCCATTAGTCATCAAAGCGAAGCCTTCAGAAGAACAGTCATCGGAGCCTGTGGAACCCTCTGCTATTATAGAAACAGCTGCAGCCATGGCACCTGTAGAATCTGTGATGGAAGCACAAGATGCTTCAGTTGACCTAGCACAGCCTGATCAACAGGCCAGTGCACTTGAAGATCAGGGAGAAGGGGTGCAAGTACTTGCCCCAGAGCCTACAAATGTGGACATCATTTCCACCACAGAGACAACAGATGCTGAGCCACTAGCTATACAGTCAGTAGCCAATGTACCTGTACTTGAAACCTCTAATTCTCCAACTGTTGTACTAGAATCTGAAAATGTTCATGACGATGTTTTGGTTGTAGCAcatggaatgaatgaacaagAACATGTGACTGTTTCACCATCTGAGGTTCCAATTACTGCCCAAGAGCCTCCTAAAGACTTGGAGGTTGTTGAGAAACAAGAGCAGATAATTTGCaattttgaagaagaagaggaagacgaGAGGGAGGGCAGTCAGCAGGTATCTGTGTCCGACATGAGTGGTACACAGCCTACTGAAGAGTCCAGGCCCGGTTCAGCTGGTCTGGCTGGCTCTTTATGGCGAGCAGGGGGCCTGCCCTCAGAATTTGACTCTGAGGATGTAAGCTGTAGCCAGCAAGGGGCCTCAGAGCTTAGTGCCCCTGGTGTTTTAGAAGGCACTGAAAGTATGGATGATCTAGGTGAGGCTAGCCTGAAAGGTGCTGATGGAGAAGGTGCATCAGCTGGATCTCCAGACTTTGAGAAATTCCCCGACATTCCGGTCAACGAAGATGATGACGACGAagatgacgatgatgaagatgattatgaCCGTGTTGATGATATGGACGTTGGATCAGAAATGACAGAAGATCCACACCGGCAGTGCAATGACAATGacgatgaggatgaagatgttgAGATGGCAAGTGAGGGTGTCACAGAGAGTGGCCTTGAAAGTTATGGAAATGCAGATGAAGATGACTTGGCAGAAGACTACAGATTGGATAACCTGAACCGTATGCAACCTTCATCCATTGTTCCAGCCCTTTCTTCACCAAATCCTTTTGCTGATGCCTGGATGCAATCACTTCAACCAGATCCTATGCTTGTCTCCAGTCCATCTTCCAACCCTTGGCAAACATACTCAGAATTGCCAAACCAACCTGCTGCTCAATCCTGTTTGGATATCGAAGGTGCTAAAACAGATCCGTCTTCTCCTCAGTCTCCAGCTGTTATGGATCCTGCTCCAAACTCAACTCGGCCTTCCTCAGAACCGGCTGCAGAGATGGACATGGGCCGCAAACAAGACTTGGCATCTGATTCCCAACTCATTTCTCAGTCTAGCACTCTGCCTGACTCAGAACCAGCCATCCATACTCGCAGTGGTGCGAGCACACCCGAGGAGCCAAAAGATTACAGTATAAGCCCTGGACTAGAGAACCAAAAACAACCCTTACCAGTCAGCCCAGATCACGTTGCTTTGCCAGACATTATGCAGGATCTAGGAAGTTGTAGATCTGATCATGTAGGGTCTGAACATGAAGAGGAAGAACCTGAGACTCTGCCTGCAGATGAGATGTTGGCAGGTCTCTCAACAGCATTGACTTCTGCACCATCATCCCATTCTTCTACCACAGGGGATGTAGTTAGTGACACAGAAGGGGACATGCAGATGAGTGACCCTACTGAACCTGCTTCCACAGGAAATGCACTTGTGTGCTTTGATGGCACACAAGTTGCTCACAGCCTGTCAGCCTTGGTGGAGGAATGTGAGGAGGCTTGTGCCGAGCTggatggaggtggtggtggtagtgacaCTCCTCAGTCTGCCACTTCAGCTGCCTCCTATGGTTTTGAGTGTACCACCTCTAACTCTAATGCCCAGTCTACGACAGAGAGCTGCATTAAAAGCCCAGGCATTTTTTCTCTGGAAAACGAAGAACAGCTTCCAGATGAGGCCAAAGATCCATCACTTATTAAGGAGCTGAACCTTGCACCTGCTGGTGCTCCTGGAGATGCTGACCTCCTTGACCAGCAAGAAGAGGCTCAGCTGAACTCAGAGCAGCAGTACATGCTTTCTGGGAAGGCCAGTGAGGAGTTGCCAGAGACTTACTCACTAAGTGGTACTGTCCCCATTGAGACATGCTTGGATAGTTCTTCCTCCTCCGAGCCCCAACAAGATTTGGATCTTGATGCACCACATTCCTACTACTCCACAATATGCGAAAAGACTGATAGCTTCTTGACAG AGGGAAGGAGAAAGTACGAGATCTACAAGGCTTCTGGATCTCATTCTTTACCAAG GAAGTGA
- the lg26h19orf67 gene encoding UPF0575 protein C19orf67 homolog, with the protein MAGIELAREEREEMSFTEGYNTEGIQKETGYSTAPSVGEEAYCTEEQLEFCPSVSDMKLMDNKLQLIEEQLQYLLRKADELQHRLIFSKDNVQKEDFTCVVPTFLKTCQPYFNYLESTARSTSPGQSPLPLYIYTQLLQFSQQLCSQLEQLVLIYASYGYISLAETDPKCVSHFYIGQCQVYNIKLSIFRYCQHTPFLASASNGLYKRMRWNVEHKKGTEAGGEEEQNDNRTEVTQGMEEEQEAKRERTMEGDSTEYYFLCYEDIHLTEVEAMREQTDRRTGEEAVLRMWSVGKWVQIYPDPDTEDINDWVLCTIPQGQYKPLVYLGEEEPPSCVATDCLLGALLSEADESITHPIT; encoded by the exons ATGGCGGGGATTGAGCTCGCGCGTGAGGAGCGTGAAGAGATGTCATTTACGGAGGGTTATAACACCGAGGGAATACAAAAAGAAACCG GCTACAGTACGGCGCCATCTGTCGGTGAAGAAGCTTACTGCACGGAGGAGCAGCTCGAGTTTTGTCCATCAGTCTCTGATATGAAGTTAATGGACAATAAATTACAGCTCATAGAAGAACAATTACAGTATCTTCTACGCAAAGCCGACGAGCTTCAGCATCGCCTCATTTTCAG CAAAGATAATGTCCAGAAGGAGGATTTCACATGTGTGGTGCCAACATTCCTGAAGACGTGTCAGCCATATTTCAACTACCTGGAGTCTACCGCTCGCAGCACTTCTCCTGGCCAATCTCCACTGCCCCTGTACATATACACCCAG CTGTTGCAGTTCTCTCAGCAACTGTGCAGTCAGCTGGAGCAGCTGGTTCTCATATACGCCTCATACGGGTACATCTCTCTGGCCGAGACTGACCCTAAGTG tgtctctcatTTCTACATTGGCCAGTGTCAGGTGTATAACATCAAGCTGTCAATCTTCCGTTACTGTCAACACACACCCTTCCTGGCTTCAGCCAGTAACGGACTGTACAAACGCATGCGCTGGAACGTGGAGCATAAGAAAGGGACAGAggcaggaggagaagaagaacagaATGACAACAGGACAGAGGTGACACAAGGGATGGAAGAAGAAcaggaggcaaagagagagaggacgaTGGAAGGCGACAGTACAGAGTA TTACTTCCTCTGCTATGAGGACATCCACTTAACAGAGGTGGAGGCCATgagagaacagacagacagaaggacagggGAGGAAGCAGTACTGAGGATGTGGTCTGTAGGGAAGTGGGTACAGATATATCCAGACCCAGACACCGAAGACATCAATGACTG GGTGCTGTGCACGATTCCTCAGGGTCAGTATAAGCCGCTGGTGTATCTGGGTGAGGAGGAGCCACCATCCTGCGTTGCCACAGACTGTCTGCTGGGGGCGCTGCTGTCTGAGGCTGATGAGAGcatcacacaccccatcacTTAA